The Hippoglossus hippoglossus isolate fHipHip1 chromosome 21, fHipHip1.pri, whole genome shotgun sequence genomic sequence tgagtgtttagctcgcagtgagggagcaacaagccgattggctaGGGCAATTAATGACAGAATCACGGAATGTATCGCTCTTGATGACCAGTGGTTTTCCGTGGTAGAAGACAAAGGTTTTTCGCCAGCTAATGGCACATTtcgagggttagggttaggtgtaaCAATATGCTGTAACAATATTCTCCATGCAGAAAAAATGCCCCCTGCAACTACTTTTACTAGAGATGTGctttgaattttttttctaaccaatacaacattttatttcaaacaagGGGTTAATTTTTACAGGTGCCAatagcagcaaaaacaaaaggacaTGAGGAGTCACATCATCACATACCTGCAGCTCCTGTTAtcagaataaaaatgaacaaataaactaaaaggtcaacacactgtttttcattaattactGTGTAGCTACTGCAAAGTCATGGACAAATTGTTCCAATATAGAAATCAGTATGTCATTGATTACAAATTCAGAAGATATACAATTTTCAATCATgtcatgacaaataaaaagcggaatatattcacattttagAACCAGCAAATGTGTTGCCTTTTTGTGTCTGTTCACTTATCAATTTATTGatgaatctgttttattttttgacagaAATTTATTGTATTGCTACAACAACATTGGCAGCAGTTGGACCAGAGCTGGCCCCACCACGGGACCCGATCATGATCACTTTGAACACCAAATATGCATTAAGCTGGGACTGGGACCAGAGTCAAGCAGAGAGTCATGCTATCACCTTTACCACACAATATGTTGGGTGAGTCttactcacacatacacactgtacaTCAAATATaaaggagagagacagcaaTTCTTAGCCAAGAAACAAGTTGGTTGTGACTAGCTTGATCCCAAATAATGTTGGCTGGTAATGCCAGTATCGTAGTTCTTCAAACCAAGAAAATGGTGTAACTGTACTCAGTGTTGTTATGGTTaagtgtctgaatgtgtgatAAAGTTCTGCTTAATAGTTTATAGCTGTATCATAAATATTATTTACTCTGTACATCTTCATTACATCCAACATGAATGTCAGTAGATTAACTGTGATAAAAACACTTCACGACGAAATTGGTACATAACAGTATCACATAACCTAAgttaatgtttctttttagaaatgtttttgtaaagCAGTTGGATGGACTCAATATTCataattttaaaaatacttaatttcACTAGATAATGTTTTCAAATAACCGAGGAATTTTGATTTTGGTCAAGTTTTCCTTCAGCATTTCACTTTAACTTGCCTCCAGTGGCTGCAACAACAAAGTGAGCTGCGAGTCGCTCTGCATCATATCAAGGCTAACATTAGCTTTAGGAACcatgaataaattaaagaagaatattatatatatgttatgtGGAACTGTTGGACAGGTGAACCCAGGTGCAAACACAGACGTGGAAACAGGAGTAGGTGAAAGGTATTTATTGCCAGGCTGCAGTGTAGGGAGAGTTGGAGCTGGTAGTGGGGAGCCAGGAGCTTTAGGCTGAGGCAGGAGTGATGGGGGTAAAGTTGAAAGGTACAGACGGTTATTCAGAGAGCAGGGACCGGAGCCAgaacaggaggagctggaaggGAAATGGAGAATAGTATGAGGATCAGGTAAAAAGGGCTAAATGCTAAATAGCAAACACAAGTACTGATAAATGGCTTGAAGCGTAGCAACACTAACTGGTAGCAGAGACTATGATCTGGCAGCATGGAGGTGGTCAGGCTGAGTTTATGTAGAGGCTTGATGTCAGATGAGGTGCAGCTGATGAGGCTCTGTTCTGACTCCGGTGCACCTGCAGGCAATCACCCACACAGGGAGAACAACTCAGGGAATGGTAGCAGGTTAGTAGTACCCAGAACAAGAGGTAGAGGGCATGGTAGAAGAAGTCCGAGGGGCAGAtgtaacaatatatataatatatatattattttggtTATGATACAAGGTGTAAAGGGTTTGTATTTTGGGGgtattctttgttatttttttatcatattaatTTGGCAGAGAGTAGGTCACATAGGATATGGGCCAGGGTTATAGTTATATTAGCACTTGACCAAAAGGAGGTCAAACTGACACTTGTAATCAAcgtacaaataataataacacacccacccactccGAACCTGAACATTGCTACCCAGGGGTAATAGAGCCTTCTATAGAGGAGATAAGTGGTATCCAAATCCTTTCTAATTCCTCCGGTCTGTCcttatatttagatatattCTCCGGGTGATTCTTTTTCCGCAAACAAGAGAAGGAGCTTCGTGCACAGAGGAGACCATTGCACAGAAGATGACACTGTATACTCTTTAGGATTGGGTATCGAACTCTGTACATTTACGGGTACCGACCGAATTACGTTGGTATTACCGGGTACCGATTACGTTGCACGACCATGTGACTCAGCCCTGGAACGTGTTCAAGCCAACATCATTTCTGATCAGTGCAGACAGTCAgatatgttcaagtgttcatttgggtcttttcatacatgtttggaccgtaACAAAGCCCTGTCAGTAATTTGCTCCTCCCTGTGTGTCTATTAATAATGATTAAGCACTCCTCTACTTCAAAACGGTTAGTGTTTTCAGTTACCATAAATGGTGATGCCcgaatgtgtgtttgctcatcTCCTCAGGAAGTATAAGCTGGAGTCCAAGAAGATGAGTCCAAACTGGTCCACAGCATGTGAGGAGATGTCACACAGGTCATGTGATCTTACAATGCTCGGCCTGCACTACCTGGGCATCTATATGCTTCGTGTTCGAGCCAATGCAAATGGGCATCACTCCAAATGGGTGCAGTTGGAATTCTGCCCTGATAAAGATGGTAAGAGAGAAGGGATGAAATTAAGACACGTGAATGAAGAGGGGAATGAGAGAGTGAAACACTTCCTCTAAATCTTTGGGCAGCTTACAGGAAACAGTGTGCGGCAGCATGTAACCTTAGATAGTACACCAGAGACCATCAAAATCGAAACAAACATGCTTTGGTAGACAGAGAAGATTGAAGAGCAGAtacaaccacaaagagatgtTGATAGAGCCATGCACCACATTTCTTAGAACGGTAGCCTTTGTGTGTTGTGAACAGTCTCAAAACACTCCAAACTATCAAAACAACAGTGTAGAGTTCAGTGGTAATCATGCAAAGAGTCTAGGTAAATATCCCCAAGAGATCACAGTTTCTCCAAACTTAGAAAACCAAATGTAGCTGAAAGAACTGATGCACAAAAGCTTGgactgatttgtttgtggttttcaaAATCGATTCTAAATTTACATTATCAATTCTTAATATGCAGAATTCAACAGCCCTTACAATGACATACTTGGATAGGTAATGGCATTGGTGGCTGTGGCTACAATAGAGCAGTCGTTCtctgtccttgggcaagatactgaacccggAATTGctcctcatagaaaaagtgctgcccatagatacactgtatgaatgtgtgtgtgaatggcaataaactgtactgtaaagcattttgagtggtcattaagactagaaaagcactatataaatacagaccatttatcattTTGGCGGCCTGTACTTCTAAGCAGGATTTGTTACCTGTTCACTGTGGGTGTTGGATAGTAGCTCAGCAAAAACACTGTAAGCAATGAACATTTTACATGCATTTAGCACGTTAAGAGCAATGTCTTTTCTTTAGTTTAAATTTGTATTGTTCTTTATGGTATTCTACTTACTTTATCTAGTATTGGAATTATTTACAAACCTCATTGTGCATTTGTTTACTGGTATCAATAATCAGTAGAAATTGAATAACAGTGTGGTACCAGTTGTATTCTAAAGATATGAAAATCAGCCTACTTACTGCTATGGAgtatattttcatgtttatttttcatttacccCCATGTGCGCTAGAACCCACCAGGGTTGCACCTGAAAGAATAAGGCTAAAACTGTCATACACACAATGAGAATACATGTAAATTTCACATTAATGATGGATTCGAAATGGATTAAATTATCGAAATTACCAGTTAATTGTATAATTATCAGTTGTAATCAATGCTTATCACTCTACATTTCTGTAGTTAGAATTTATAAAAGAGGtaccatttatttatgtatttattttaaattaataaatactttGTTTGTGCTTTGAGGAAAgaacacatacagtatgacAAACCTTAATCTATCCACTCCTGGATCTCATCCTGTGTCTCAGCTGCTGTGGGCCCTCCTGCCAAAGTCAACCTTGCACCTGCTGGAAGTGACCTTGATGTTTTCATCGCTGATCCATTGACAAGCATCAACACCTCCATGAGGGAACATCTTTCCAAAATGTACTACCACATCCTCTACTGGGAACATTCTGAAGACTCAAAGGTAGGCAACTCATCCTTCTGACATACACCCATGTGAACAATATTCGTTCTAGTCTTTGTGGCCTCTGGAATATACTAATACCACTATTTCATCATATTTAAGTAATTTGTCTGCCTGATcatacacattttaataattattgtAAAGGAGAATTAGGAATTTAAAGTTAAGAATTAACATTCACTTTGGTTCACACAACGCAGGATGTAAAGCATGCATAAAATGTATGATAATAGAGAAACATATAATTTAACATCatcatatttgtgtgtgcacaaacGTCTATTgcatcagattttatttatgaGCATCTGAAATCACAACTTAAGTTTGCCAGAACTCAATTTGTTTAATCTGCACGCTGTGGTTCTGTAAAACATCTCAGAAGTATGTGGGGAAAATCTCACTCGTCTACATGTTTGTAGGATACTAAGTATCCTTTATATCAACTCTGCAGTTATCACCACTTAATCTAGTTTTCTGTGGTTCTTGTTGACCCATCATAAGGAGCAGATAGCAAGGCCaattataaatcaaacaaataggGGATTATCTTTAATACAGACCTGCCTACCTCAAATAACAGCATGTTACCTTCTTCACTTTAGGTAAAGAAAGGCACTGTACACTGTTTAAGGAAGTACTATAATAAAGTACCCAGCTGCACCCAAAAAGTATAATTATGTaaagctctggaaaaaaaacaatagtttcttttatttaccCTTCCCATTTTCTTTACAGTCCTTAAAGACACATAGTGAAACCTCTGAGACTGCAGCAGCCACTTAAACAAGTCATACACTCATAAACATTCATGTTAGCAGAGtccctgttttctgtgtttgtaatgtattttcatttgagtGTTGGTTTATTGGTTTTGATTTGTACTCTTCACACCTAGCacagatgtttcctgtctgtgctTAGAGTACCACATGAGAAAGACTGACTTGACTTCATGTCTGGTGCTGTTATTTCCTGCTAGCTCCTTTCGCATTAAAGCATTTAGCAGGTCTGTCTTAAAACTGGTTTGACAAGGAGGAACCACATTATTACAGTGCATTCTAAAATAACCCATAACTCGCTCAGATCTGAAGAGTTGGTCAGATCATTTGCTTTAAGGACAGATTGCATGCAAAAGATAATACAATGGAAGCTTCAGTCtctaatatatttttttaagagTAGATTGTTATTGAAATCCTCAAATTGAATCattgatttaaaccagtttgtAAAggcatgataaaaaaaatgtgtatggTGGTGATTGGCTATAAATGGGTAGACTTTTTAGGTCTGGGTAGATGTTATTTTAAGTTATACCCCATTTACACCTGTAATTAAATGTAGGGCTAAATTAAAATTTACCATCATGGCCATATCAACATACCTAATATGTGTTGCACAAGACTGAGTGTCTGCGATAAATGGTATTCCATGTGCTATGCATTCatgctctgcatgtcaatacAGTATATTTGGCCATCAGATGGAGCCCTACTGCCCTAGataattcagttcaattcaattcaactttatttgtatagtgccaaatcataatatacattatctcaaggcactttacatagaaggtcaaaCCATCAGGTTTCAGCAGACTGGTGACTAGTtatgatgaaaacaataagagtgtaaagatgctattgattattaatgatagcagcaacaattcatataataattaattaataataggtattattgttaataatattaataataataattgttctcctgcagctctggagtcagagatacctgcaaagagagagagagactatgggaggaaaaGACACATAGTCagtgacatgtagtaaaataaataagtgaatgCGGTGGGGggcagtctagacctatagcagcataactaagggattGTTCATGACTCACCggatccagccctaactataggctttatcaaataGGAACGTTTtcagtttaaccttaaatgtagagatggtgtctgcctcctgaacccagagtgggagctggttccacaggagatgagcctggtagctgaaggctctacctcccattctactcttacagactctaggaaCCACAAGATAATCTGTATTTTAGGAGTGAAGTGATCTATTTGGATGATATgatgttatgagctctttgatatatgaaggggcttgattgttaagggctttatatatgtgaggagcaggatcttgaattatATTCAGAattttttgtctgaatttagaagtaagaaGTTTTGGGTCATACAGGCCGTGATGTTcttcagaatcagctttattggccatATATGcgtacacatacaaggaatttgactccattttttctgttgctctcaaCGTACATACACAGTTATagacaaataaaccaaaaggCAAGGACAACAAAGCATAAACGTTTAAGTTAAACATTTAACtacaatatacatttaaaatctgaatataaatatatatacaaaagtatacagtacatatatgaatatgaaaaacacaacaacaatgagAATGAAATGGAGAAATAGTGCAATGGTTTTTGCAGAGTGCAAAGATGCTTCAATAAATATGGAAAGATGTCACAGGATACTTTATATACATGAGGTAggtggaataaataaatatatatatatgtatgtgtgtgtgtaatctagAATATTTACCAGATTATTGCACACTAGACAGAATTAAGTGTTCATCGGAGTGACGGCCAGAGGAAAGAAGCTGTTCTTGTGTCTAGTAGTTTTGGCCTTCAGTGCTCTGTAGCGCCTACCAGAGGGGAGGAGTTGAAACTGGTTGTGTCCGGGGTGTGATGggtctgcagtgatgtttccTGCCCGTTTCCTGACTCTGGAGATGTACAGGTCCTGGATGGAGGGCAGGCTGGCACCAATGATTTTTTCTGCAGACCTGACTGTCCGTTGTAGTCTGTTCCTGTCCTGTTTGGTGGCTGATACAAAGCAGACAGTGATGGATGTGCAGAGAACAGACTGGATGATGGCGGTGTAGAACTGGATCAGCAGCTCCTGAGGCAGGTTGAACTTCCTGAGCTGGcgcaggaagtacatcctctgctgggcttTTTTGTTGATGGTGTCGATGTTGGAGGCCCACTTTTGATACTGGGTGATTGTGGCTCCCAGAAACCTGAAGGTCTCCACAGCAGACACAGTGCTAGTGATCCACTGACAGGTGGAGGCTGGCACAGAAAGCTGGGAGAGTTTGGGTTGTAGTAAATCCGGGATGATGGTGTTGAACGCcgagctgaagtccacaaacagaaCCCTTGCGTGTGTCCCTGGGGAATCAAGGTGTTGCAGCATGTAGTGCAGTCCCATGTTGACTGCATCATCCACCAACTCCATCATCCggtaggcaaactgcaggtgGGTCAACACCAGTCTCTCGAATGATTTCATGACCACAGATGTCAGGGCGACGGGTCTGACATCTCATTtttgagacattcctgaagttgaaGTAAGTGATAAGATTTATCAGGCTTCATAGatatgtacagctgggtgtcTGCGTATCAATGGAAGTGTACGTgctgctttctgatgatgttgcttAAAGGAAGCATATATAAGGTGAAGAGTATTGGTCCAAGGAaagaaccttgtggaactccatgactaacttgtgtgtgcgtggaggagtcattgttaacgTAAACAAATTGAAATATAGctgataaatatgatttgaaCCAGCCTAATGCTGttcctttaatccctacatgttgttccagtctctgtaacaTAATCTTATGATCtatggtgtcaaatgctgcactaagtTCAACAGGAAGAGTAtagagacaagtccattatctgaAGCCATGAAAAGGTCATGAGTAACTTTTAacagtgctgtttctgtgctgtgatggattctaaatcctgactgaaagtcttccaACAAACCATTACTATCTAAGTAATCACATAGCTGGTTAGCAACAGATTTTTCAaggattttggaaatgaagggCAGGTTTGATATGGGTATATAATTAGCTTAAACCTCTGGATCAAGAGTGGgctttttaagcagaggtttaattaccGCTACCTTAAAATCTTGTGGTAGGTGGCCGGTTGACAAAGacatattaatctgatttaattaGGAACTGTCAATACATTTAACTGATTACAGTTAacaaattaaagatattcagatgaTTGACGGGCCTGTCAAGGGTTGTCCTGAATAGAGAATTGGAAGCTGCCTCGTCTCCTGAAAAAATTCTGGAACATTGGAAACTGCTAGTGATCATGTTTTCCCCAGGCCAAATTGATGTCTATACATTTTTTCTaataaaaccatgttgttgGAATTGAAATCATGCAATTTCAAAATAGGCTACTCAGTGTATGTGTACTATGTTAGCAGtaaaaccaaagcagaaagactttAACACCGTATACTTAAGCATTTATCGCAAGTAATGTCGTCTTCGCAATATTCAACAACATTATCGCATATCATATTTTTCTCAATTTTGTGCAGCCTTTTAAAAATGCGTTTCAAATTCTATTTAGCTGATAAAATTTACACCTGGTGTTAATCCTCATCACTAGTGTCCACATTTAGATGTGTTAGGTATCTGATAGCACTTTCAAGCTCATGTTACATCTTCCTCTTGTTTGTGCTGCTCCAaaaaaagatgaggaagaatAACAGAAGATGGTAGCCATCAGTGCTGCTACATTATTAGGTTTTCTTGCTTTTCGCGCACCGACACCAACTCAGCTGACATCTCTGACCctctacagtttaaatgtttgtttgtttgaaatgaccTCCACAATATCACACCGTaacaagcactcacacacacaaacagtgtggtcggacacatctgtaaactgtaaagactggtttaaaacaacagaatttgttaACTTAggcagggctccagactaagTTTTTACATTGGTCACACTGGTGGATTTAGGTGCACCAGCACATAATTAAGGTGCACCTACAATATTATATTGCAATTATaccctttcaaagagcaatgaactttAAATTCTTAAGAATATTCAGTCCAACATTTGAAttacaattaaaaatgtttgaaaaatcctaaataaatacaacataaacaaaataaagcacacacaaccaaaataatacatataattGACTAtctggctctgttaacaaaaattgctcttgaataaatattaaacatttggcacaAGATATATGTTAACAGCTCAGTAAAGAGGGTGGGATTGTTATTATTTGGATGGGCTTCTAGTTTTTGTATTGCATTAGGTTAGTATTTCAGCGTTTCTTCTaggaacttgtgtgtgtgtgtctgctggtcTTTgtcactcttcacacacaaaccaacaatcacatttatttaattattattaatcgATGACGAAGTCAtatcatgaatccggatcgttcCTGTCACTAaacactgatgtcctggctgtgcgtctcatgttgtgtgtgttacGTGCTCACTAAATGTTGGtttcatgtgtttaaataacACATACTCATAATAACATAACGTCGGTACTGTTCAgatcctaataacttgtgattagtgttggtgtttatgttaaagtgtaaaatgagcacaggtcagcaggagtgtggagggaggataCCGAGTCATGAGACTCTGTTGAGATAAATGATATCAATTTCATAGAAATTATCAAAATCATGACTTCAGTACGTACAGGAGCGCCATTACTGGAACAAATACTGAGTAAAAGTGATCTTTGTGGTTGATTTTCATCTACCAGAGgaattttttataatttctttgaCCTTAATATCTATCACATCCTTCCAGACATCCCATCACAGATCCTAATGTTGTTGTGTCATggctaaattaaattaaagagtAACGTTTGATTAACCTGTCCCATGTGTCCCTCAGGCCTTAACAACCCAGACGTTAAGCAGCGAGGCCAACTTGGTGACTTTGCCAGGCCTAAAGGCTCGGACGTTGTACTGTGTGAGCATCCAGTCTTGCAACGACTTCTACAACAAGAGCAGTAGCTTCACTTCGCCCCAGTGTATGCAGACTGAAGGTAACTGAGCAACACACTCTCTAATAGACCCAGGGGGACCAAACTATTGAATCAATCTGTTGATATGAGTGATTAAGAATGTATGTCCAGGGTCACTGCTAGCCATTTGGGTGCCCTATTTACTATTACTATGACAAAACTTCAAACTGTCCACAATCAGAGCATTTGTCAGGGgtagacaaataaaaaaaaaatggtgacaAAGTACACAAATGTTTCAGTGCGATATCAGGCTCACATGCATATTTTGCTTTTCAAACAAATTTACAATTAACTGAGCAGAGATATAACCAACTTTTCTGTACCTGGATTATAATGAAATGCATGTGATAATATAGGCCATCGTGTTGAAGAGTGTCCATATTTAAAACCTCTTAGCATCAGTCTGACATTTAgacaggacacattttaatgggtCTATGACTGGGTTATATAATAACCCATACACAAAACATTCTATGAAAAAGCACGAAGAAGTTTACCATTACGTCACAAACCAACATGGCTACGTGCACAGCCCACTGTCTCACAATGGAGGAACAGCTGATCTGTGTATAGCTGTTAAAAGAGAAATGTCCACCGTGTCTGTGTtgatgagctgctgcatcacatCAAGCCATTCATAACGCATGGAGGGACCCAGAGCAAGCAGCTAAGGCACGCTGTAGGGAAAAGGGCTTGACTCAAACGTTTCAAAATCGTACAATAACAACTGAGTAAATCACCATAAAAAGTTGTACATCATAATTGTGGTGCCCCGTCTGGCACTTGGTGCCCTAAGCACAGTGTGAGATGGGCATGGTGGGAGCGGCAGCCCATTGTGTCCTTTGTTGGTTGAATCTTAAAGTACACACCCACATTATGCACTGGGCACCCAGGACTGTCTCCTATTGGATGCTGGACCTGAGCTTTGGGTATGTTTACAAATGCTTGCGGCAGAGCTGGGGTCCATATATCACATGTAGGAGCAAAAACACACTTGAGCTACTTAGAAGAATCTaactgttgtgttgtattgcagttgttgtttgtggttttagtcgaagactgtgtataaagatggacgcagTGTCCGTGAAGTCACCCATTGGTTTCTGAAGAGATTTTAAGCTCATAGTGGGCGTTTCACCCGTCAACATATTGCTGGTGCCTGACTtctcctagttcctggctaatCCAAAAATGGGTAAAGAGGTAGAGCAAGTCGAGCTGAGGTGGTCCAAATGAAGGCTGACAGCTGAGCCATGCCCACTGTTAGCTCCGGCTACGGAGCTATGCTAGATGCTATCCGATGTTGCTAACCGGCTAGTGCTGCGGTCTTGTTGCTTTGGGATGTTAGAGGTCTTCTTCCTTCTGTCCTACTCCCTGCGAGGATGagcagcacctgatgtcctcagctgTGTCAACCACTGTGTAAGCAGTAACATTGAgggagatcggcagcttcaggctggtcaacatgagggCAACCtacaccagcttcatctgcacaacacttcatgtttacCTCCAAGTTAATTTCTAAATTCATTATGGTTGGTAAAACTATATAACATCTGTAGCCACACCACTGTTATCACCTCTGCTCTTCCTCATCTCTACAATCCAACTTTTTTCACTAATCTTTCTCCCACTTTATGGACTGCAGTCCAAACATGCATCTTTGGGCCTATTCTGGGCCTAGCTGTTACCACTTGCACATGCCAGGTCTGTGTATTATCTTCAAATGAATGTGTTAACTTTTACATTGTATAATTTTAATATTGTCCacctaaatgtgttttatgtcctttcatgtaaaaaatgttttaagagcTAATCTACAATTACGCctgatttacatttcaataaatTCTAGTTGCCTAAAACAATTAGGCCATATCgcaatacacaatatatatctcaatattttgaaatctccTTTACatcactgtacaaatgttaaattcatagaagtccacaggaagtggctaagttagcggacgttagcatttctgaCGGtacctgaatgcacctcgtcagaagatatcagcggacatttaggcttaaaacacggtgtaaatcACCTCGTTTCGAGTGGAATATAAATGTTGGgccttctgatcattgagcagctgtggatcatagAGGAAActctgttttcagtgtttgtttccactgttcttcaacaaagccACTAGTCGGCGCCTCTCAGctcacagtgagtgagtgatatATCGCCCACCCCTAATAAATTGTGTTTACAACTTGCAATACTTACTGAATGTTATATTTCACTTTCAAATGTGATTTTCGATTGCAACTCATACAATACAGATAAAACATTACGCATTAATGGGGATAGGGGAGAAGAAGTAACAGTCCAGCAGATCCATTAAATGCTCCTGTAGAAGATATGTGCATTCTATCAGGCgattgttttttccccctttttttgtgTCAGGATACCTGTGCAATATTCAAAAGACATTCTCAGAGGTACATCCTGCATAAATGGTTTCTCCTTACGGCCTTCAAAACTATAACGTGTGCAGGTCTACTTTCTCAGTGAATGATGTGCATTTGAGATAACAACCCTTAGGCTAaaatatggtgtaaatgatgccgtttcgagtcgaa encodes the following:
- the il10rb gene encoding interleukin-10 receptor subunit beta isoform X3, whose amino-acid sequence is MNLFYFLTEIYCIATTTLAAVGPELAPPRDPIMITLNTKYALSWDWDQSQAESHAITFTTQYVGKYKLESKKMSPNWSTACEEMSHRSCDLTMLGLHYLGIYMLRVRANANGHHSKWVQLEFCPDKDAAVGPPAKVNLAPAGSDLDVFIADPLTSINTSMREHLSKMYYHILYWEHSEDSKALTTQTLSSEANLVTLPGLKARTLYCVSIQSCNDFYNKSSSFTSPQCMQTEGNTPWWQIILYFVASLVIFFLVMLLLLYSLFWCYKTLKATLYPSNQLPIHFQEYLYDSPSSDIPRLLTPVSESELLCDNVIICAEPTVLEIHIFRPDAMAAPPSDLKSDTSGRHSRQDSSSSSGDSGVYSTGGTSNLSQLNSSQTCTGTEDLEQVKMQEMTPGLETQLLIADEGIVDMCV
- the il10rb gene encoding interleukin-10 receptor subunit beta isoform X1 gives rise to the protein MSSAVYVGLLFFCLQKSVEIYCIATTTLAAVGPELAPPRDPIMITLNTKYALSWDWDQSQAESHAITFTTQYVGKYKLESKKMSPNWSTACEEMSHRSCDLTMLGLHYLGIYMLRVRANANGHHSKWVQLEFCPDKDAAVGPPAKVNLAPAGSDLDVFIADPLTSINTSMREHLSKMYYHILYWEHSEDSKALTTQTLSSEANLVTLPGLKARTLYCVSIQSCNDFYNKSSSFTSPQCMQTEGNTPWWQIILYFVASLVIFFLVMLLLLYSLFWCYKTLKATLYPSNQLPIHFQEYLYDSPSSDIPRLLTPVSESELLCDNVIICAEPTVLEIHIFRPDAMAAPPSDLKSDTSGRHSRQDSSSSSGDSGVYSTGGTSNLSQLNSSQTCTGTEDLEQVKMQEMTPGLETQLLIADEGIVDMCV
- the il10rb gene encoding interleukin-10 receptor subunit beta isoform X2; amino-acid sequence: MSSAVYVGLLFFCLQKSVEIYCIATTTLAAVGPELAPPRDPIMITLNTKYALSWDWDQSQAESHAITFTTQYVGKYKLESKKMSPNWSTACEEMSHRSCDLTMLGLHYLGIYMLRVRANANGHHSKWVQLEFCPDKDAAVGPPAKVNLAPAGSDLDVFIADPLTSINTSMREHLSKMYYHILYWEHSEDSKALTTQTLSSEANLVTLPGLKARTLYCVSIQSCNDFYNKSSSFTSPQCMQTEGNTPWWQIILYFVASLVIFFLVMLLLLYSLFWCYKTLKATLYPSNQLPIHFQEYLYDSPSSDIPRLLTPVSESELLCDNVIICAEPTVLEIHIFRPDAMAAPPSDLNGRHSRQDSSSSSGDSGVYSTGGTSNLSQLNSSQTCTGTEDLEQVKMQEMTPGLETQLLIADEGIVDMCV
- the il10rb gene encoding interleukin-10 receptor subunit beta isoform X4, translating into MSSAVYVGLLFFCLQKSVAVGPELAPPRDPIMITLNTKYALSWDWDQSQAESHAITFTTQYVGKYKLESKKMSPNWSTACEEMSHRSCDLTMLGLHYLGIYMLRVRANANGHHSKWVQLEFCPDKDAAVGPPAKVNLAPAGSDLDVFIADPLTSINTSMREHLSKMYYHILYWEHSEDSKALTTQTLSSEANLVTLPGLKARTLYCVSIQSCNDFYNKSSSFTSPQCMQTEGNTPWWQIILYFVASLVIFFLVMLLLLYSLFWCYKTLKATLYPSNQLPIHFQEYLYDSPSSDIPRLLTPVSESELLCDNVIICAEPTVLEIHIFRPDAMAAPPSDLKSDTSGRHSRQDSSSSSGDSGVYSTGGTSNLSQLNSSQTCTGTEDLEQVKMQEMTPGLETQLLIADEGIVDMCV